CTGCATGggtcaggggagaggggaggggcagagggagagagagaaggagaggctcaagcagattccaccctGAATGCAGAGCTAGATGCAGGGCCTGATTCTGTGACCCTGACATTGCGATATGAGTCAGaatgaagagttggacactcaacctgctcaactgactgagccaccaggcgctcctaatttgctttaaaataacatGTTAACATAGACAAcacattttcatgaaaaataattattttccaaaaaattaatGAGAAGAGTGTGTTTTCCCATTTTGCAGGTCTGTGTGATGTCTGGTGTAAAAGATAGGTGGGGTCCCGTATTTGCTTCTGCATTGTGTGTGGTGCGAAGTTGTTCTGGTTAAAGTAGATGCAGAAAATCCAGCTTCACACAGGTACGTGGCTAGAAAAGGAAAGACCTGCTGGACCCCTGCAAGGGTATCAGGGATCTCGAGGGGCCTCTGAAAATACTGTCACAATTACTGACGTAGTCTAACAGGGAAAATGTAATAGTGTCCAGTAATTAAAGGTTTAAGGAATAAGGAAACATTCCACATGTGTAGCCCTGTCTGTGATGGCTGACCTGCTGTCGTTTTCTTATTTGTAGGTCAAAAATACCCTTCATGAAGAAGAAAGATCTTAAGCAACATGGTGGATTCAGAAGCTCATGAAAAAAGGCCGCCCATCCTGACATCTTCAAAACAAGACCTGTCACCTCATATCGCAAATGTCGGGGAGATGAAGCATTACTTGTGTGGCTGCTGTGCAGCTTTCAACAATGTAGCCATCACATTTCCCATTCAGAAGGTGCTCTTCCGGCAGCAGCTGTATGGGATCAAAACCCGGGACGCGGTGCTCCAGTTGCGGAGGGATGGCTTCCGAAACTTGTACCGGGGCATCCTGCCCCCACTGATGCAGAAGACGACGACGCTGGCGCTCATGTTTGGGCTCTATGAGGACTTATCTTGTCTTCTCCGCAAGCACGTCCGTACCCCCGAGTTTGCGACCCGCAGTGTGGCCGCAGTGCTTGCAGGGACGACAGAAGCAATTTTCACTCCATTGGAAAGAGTTCAGACATTACTTCAAGACCACAAGCATCATGACAAATTTACAAACACTTACCACGCTTTCAAGGCACTCAGATGCCATGGAATTAGAGAGTATTATCGAGGCTTGGTACCTGTTCTTTTCCGTAATGGATTCAGCAATGTCCTTTTCTTTGGCCTTCGAGGTCCCATTAAGGAGCATCTGCCTACTGCCACGACTCACAGTGCTCATCTGGTCAATGATTTTATCTGTGGAGGTCTGTTGGGTGCCATGTTGGGAATCTTGTTTTTCCCAGTTAATGTCGTGAAGACTCGCATGCAGTCTCAGATTGGTGGGGAGTTTCAGTCTTTTCCCAAGGTTTTCCAGAAAATCTGGCTAGAGCGGGACAGGAAGCTGACGAATCTTTTCAGAGGTGCTCACCTGAATTACCATCGCTCCCTCATCTCTTGGGGCATAATCAATGCAACTTATGAGTTCTTGTTAAAGATTATATGAAAGAAACCATCAGTTAAGTGCCATTTGTTAACTGAATAGACCTAAGAAGAATGCAGTTTTGGCCTGATTTCTAGTTGGCCAAATACAAGTTGGTGTCATAAGTTCAGGGCACAATGAATTATGGGCAAAGCTGTTTTCTTGAAGCACCAACAAATTCAGAATAAAAGGTTCTAATAGGAAAATTTAAGgggttcttggttttgttttttcattattatccgAGAACTTTAGGCTAATTGCCTGGTTAAGAGCTGTTTCCCTGACTGCTTTTGACAAGGAAAACAGCCACGGTATGATTCTTTTTCCCAAAAGTCTTTAAAATCTTCCGTATTGAAATGTCAGTGGCCATGAGCAGCCAGAGTAAAGGCTCTTAGAGCCATGTGAATTCTCAGGCTTCCTTCTCTTAACTCCATTTCTTGCTTCTCTGCTTTTAGGAGGAGTTACAAAGGATAGTCTTCGTTAAACATAAGCATATACATGTAGGACAGACAACAGAAGAGAACAGCTTAATAGGTGTAGTCttttttatgataaattgcttATATTTTGAAACTAAGTACCTGTTTGGATAGTCCTTATCTAGACTACTCAGACATGGTGTGGCAGAACCAAGCAGCTAGTCCAAGCTCCCATTTTCCTGTCTAGCTTGGAAGGTTTTGTGTTTAGTTCTGAGTGTGACCTTAAACCCTTCCCAAATCCCCTTATgttaatttcacttatttaattGCCAAAACATGGGGAGACTTACGTTTCGTTACAGGCATTTCTTCCTGTGAAGAAATTTCATATTAATTGCAAACTCTGGTTAATTGAGTTTCTTTGATTAATTGTTGCCAACTTCATGAAGAGATTTGGGAGATTGGGGAGTGTTTTTTCTTTGAGCTGTAGTTTGTCATATGGAAGTATCCTGTTTTCTTAaaaccctctttaaaaaaaaaaaacacacttctaTAAGATTGTATTTTGGAAGTCTATTAATGGGATTCTAGATTTCTCTCTCCTGGTTTTTAAGCATTACAGAAGGGGAGAAAACAAATCTCAGAATAGCTTTCCCCCCAGTATTAGCTGTTTTATTTGAGTCTTGAAATAGAGACGTCTATTAAGATTTTTACATTTGGGAGCccagttttatcattttatcattaaaaCAGTAAGACAGTTTGAGATAAgatcaaaataaagatatttgttGGGTTAATTTTAAATGCTACTAGTTCGTAATAGCTGGATAGCATACTCATCCCTTACTTGATAGAGAAAAACTTGTCAAAggaatcagattttaaaatattttttccagatcGATGAAGCAAAATCCCTGTTTTACCAACTGAATAATtaataaaacttgaaacattCTAGAAAAGTAGtttatcagtcttttaaaaatccacatctGTAAATATGTAGTTATGATTGCTTGCCAGCATCTGACATGGCAGAGTAGTTTGGTTTCTTATTACCAGTTTTTCATCATTCTGGGTAATTGCATATGAATATGTGCACacaatgaccaaaataaaatCAGGGTCTCGGTAGTTTACTCAGTTTCTGGGCAGATAGTCCAAAAGCAATGTTTACCTCTAAATGCAATATGGCTGGTCAAATAAGCATCCTTCCAACCATAAAGGACTGGGAAGCAGCATCAAGCACTTGTCAGGCACTAATGAGGCTCAGTAGCTTTACAACAGCCCTTTTGAAAATGTGTTGGAAATGGCAGTTTACTTTGGAAACCAAGATGCAGAGGTGAGGATTTCAGAAAGCAAGGATTTGACACCAAATAAACGTGAGTAACATGAGTAGCATCCTTTGGCTTGTTGAATAGTCTGGCTTTGAAGCGGGTTGAGTTGGAGGGGGGGCGCGGTATGGGAAATGAATGACCAAGGCACGTGAGGTCTGGTGGTGCTTGGCCTCTGGCCCACCACAGCTTGTGGCAGGTGAGTTAGCCTGGGGTCATTCCCTGGGGATGTGCTTCCTTTTGTCTATTAATACACTCCTGTGAGGTGACAGGTAACCCAAGTTCTAAAGCACTTCTGTGAAATACAAGTGAGAATTTGAAAAGGGGATGCTTTGGTTTCTGCAATCTCAAACTTGTGgcgtttaaaaacaacaaatatttttaatgtttttaactcaTACTTGGATTTCTTTGTCACTTTTTACAGCTTTTGGAGACCAAACTGTAAATATATTACCAGGGATGGTTTTGTGTTGTCCTATAGACTTCTTAAATTTgacaaaaaatttgaacagaactTGCTTGTGGTAGCAAACAGCTTTGTCTGAATCTTAAAAGAAGTCAAAATGTGTTATATAATGAGATCCTAACCACTTGTTTTTACCTTCGGTGTGAATTAGTAGTAATTTTGAAAAGGCAAACGTGACTGAATAACTTTACCTGAAGAGCTTTAAAAGTGGCCTTTCTGTTACATATGTGGCACAGACGGCTTATGAGCTCGGGGCCCTCGGCCCTGCCTCCCATACTTCATCTCTGACGCCACCAGAGATGTCTTAACGGATTCTGTATCTAACATGCTTAGGGTGGTGAGAGCCCTCAGGACTGCATCACAGAGTAAACACAACCTCTCCGAGGTGGCAGATTTGTGTGTCTTTGTTTCATTTGTGGCTAGAGACAGTCAATGTTTTTGTCTCAGTAGTCAATATTCATCTTACCTTATGGTTGATTATGTAATTGCCTGCTATATATTGTAAGCTGTGCAATAAAACAGAATTGTGTATCTGGAATCACCTTTGGAGACGTGACATTTCCTAGCTTGATGACATTGGTTGTGCACTGTTCTCACGCTGTGCGAACATAGAATCATGGGCGGCAGACCGCATGTGCAGAATGGGACCTGGAGGCCTTTCTGGGGCCGCTGATCGTGCCGTGTGGAGAAATGGCAGGTCTGAGCAGTTGAAGTTCGAGAGGCGTGTGCGGTCCAAGTGAAGGCAAGGCAGGAGATCACGTGGGAAGGAGGGGTGAGCGCTCAGACTTGATCTCCTGTCAATTAAAATACTCTTGTTTTCTTGTATGTATAAATGCATACGTATCCAAG
This is a stretch of genomic DNA from Mustela lutreola isolate mMusLut2 chromosome 12, mMusLut2.pri, whole genome shotgun sequence. It encodes these proteins:
- the SLC25A51 gene encoding mitochondrial nicotinamide adenine dinucleotide transporter SLC25A51, coding for MVDSEAHEKRPPILTSSKQDLSPHIANVGEMKHYLCGCCAAFNNVAITFPIQKVLFRQQLYGIKTRDAVLQLRRDGFRNLYRGILPPLMQKTTTLALMFGLYEDLSCLLRKHVRTPEFATRSVAAVLAGTTEAIFTPLERVQTLLQDHKHHDKFTNTYHAFKALRCHGIREYYRGLVPVLFRNGFSNVLFFGLRGPIKEHLPTATTHSAHLVNDFICGGLLGAMLGILFFPVNVVKTRMQSQIGGEFQSFPKVFQKIWLERDRKLTNLFRGAHLNYHRSLISWGIINATYEFLLKII